A region of Paractinoplanes abujensis DNA encodes the following proteins:
- the bdeA gene encoding bis(hydroxyethyl) terephthalate hydrolase, with translation MSYTQTAPAVRRLVSAAAALAVAVGGVTLAQSAEAATNPYERGPAPTLSSIQATRGSFAVSQTSVSSLAASGFGGGDIYYPTSTSAGTFGAVAIAPGYTASRSSMAWLAPRLASQGFVVFNIDTLTRSDQPASRGRQLLAALDYLTQRSSVRTRIDADRLAVVGHSMGGGGTLEAAKSRPSLQAAVPLTPWNLDKSWPELRTPTLVIGAENDSVAPVASHSIPFYSSLPSSLDRAYLELNNASHFAPNSSNTTIAQYSISWLKRFVDDDTRYEQFLCPIPRAGLQISDYRGNCPHAS, from the coding sequence ATGTCCTACACGCAGACCGCCCCGGCCGTCCGGCGTCTGGTGAGTGCGGCGGCCGCCCTGGCCGTCGCCGTCGGCGGAGTCACGCTGGCGCAGTCCGCCGAGGCCGCGACCAACCCGTACGAGCGGGGCCCGGCCCCGACGCTGTCGAGCATCCAGGCCACCCGTGGATCGTTCGCCGTCTCCCAGACCAGCGTCTCGTCGCTCGCCGCCTCCGGCTTCGGCGGCGGCGACATCTACTACCCGACCAGCACGAGCGCGGGGACCTTCGGCGCGGTGGCGATCGCCCCCGGCTACACCGCGAGCAGGTCGAGCATGGCCTGGCTGGCCCCGCGGCTCGCCTCGCAGGGCTTCGTCGTCTTCAACATCGACACCCTGACCCGCTCGGACCAGCCCGCCAGCCGGGGCCGGCAACTACTGGCCGCACTCGACTACCTGACCCAGCGCAGCAGCGTACGCACCCGCATCGACGCCGACCGGCTGGCTGTCGTCGGGCACTCGATGGGCGGCGGCGGGACGCTCGAAGCCGCCAAGAGCCGCCCCAGCCTGCAGGCCGCGGTGCCGCTGACCCCGTGGAACCTCGACAAGTCGTGGCCCGAACTGCGGACGCCGACCCTGGTGATCGGGGCCGAGAACGACTCGGTGGCGCCGGTGGCGTCGCACTCGATCCCGTTCTACTCCAGCCTGCCGTCGTCGCTGGACCGGGCGTACCTGGAACTCAACAACGCGTCGCACTTCGCGCCGAACAGCAGCAACACCACGATCGCGCAGTACAGCATCTCGTGGCTGAAGCGGTTCGTGGACGACGACACCCGGTACGAGCAGTTCCTGTGCCCGATCCCCCGGGCCGGGCTGCAGATCTCGGACTATCGGGGTAACTGCCCGCACGCTTCCTGA
- a CDS encoding QsdR family transcriptional regulator has product MVDEKTASRRVVSHDQVVRAGIDHFLTRSSLDMEALAAEMAVSRATLYRVAGSHDALLEDVLAVLTERMFAEARQARTRTGFDGVVEVSRHFGEQLRSPILGRFLRQEPEAAARILFTPAGGVHESAVAAQAEVFRETGVAAQWPAGTDTGRLAYLYVRMVGTFLYSEFFTGRRADFDELVPSLRALLEPAS; this is encoded by the coding sequence ATGGTTGACGAGAAAACGGCGAGCAGGCGCGTCGTCAGTCACGATCAGGTCGTACGGGCCGGAATTGATCACTTTTTGACCAGGTCGTCGCTCGACATGGAGGCGCTGGCGGCCGAGATGGCGGTCAGCCGGGCCACCCTGTATCGGGTCGCGGGCAGCCATGACGCCCTGCTCGAGGACGTCCTGGCGGTTCTGACCGAGCGCATGTTCGCCGAGGCCAGGCAGGCCCGTACGCGCACCGGATTCGACGGTGTCGTGGAGGTGTCGCGGCATTTCGGCGAACAATTACGGTCACCGATATTGGGCCGGTTTCTGCGGCAGGAGCCGGAGGCCGCGGCGCGAATATTGTTCACACCGGCGGGCGGTGTGCACGAGAGCGCGGTGGCGGCCCAGGCCGAAGTCTTTCGGGAGACCGGGGTGGCCGCGCAGTGGCCCGCGGGCACCGATACGGGCCGGCTGGCTTATCTGTACGTCCGGATGGTGGGCACGTTTCTCTACTCGGAATTCTTCACCGGCCGGCGGGCGGATTTCGACGAGCTCGTGCCGTCGCTGCGGGCCCTGCTCGAGCCCGCGAGTTAG